In Variovorax paradoxus, a single genomic region encodes these proteins:
- a CDS encoding FecR family protein has protein sequence MDARPSSSAADSPGHVVDQETILAEARAWARRLRTQQPTTEDAAAFRLWRAQSPAHAHAWAATASDWRDIGRIAQAYRARYPAPVDRAAPERVMRPGRRLFLGSAMAAAGAAAVAVVVQPPLGLWPSLSELGADYRTATGEQKQVDLAGGIELALNTQTSLSVKAATEGEGTRVELLAGEAAVRNRGSAAMEVAAGAGRIWLASGCVEVRRFADHVRVLCTEGEAELRHPSRSVALHARQEVSYGREDVGPLAGVESPLASAWRQGVVVFNQTPLPEAVAEINRYRPGRVVLMGQGLAARRISGRFRVGALDEALVQMQQLYRLDARHVGGLVLLG, from the coding sequence ATGGACGCTAGACCCAGCAGTTCCGCCGCGGACAGCCCTGGCCACGTGGTGGATCAGGAAACGATCCTCGCCGAGGCCCGTGCCTGGGCGCGGCGGCTCAGGACGCAGCAGCCCACCACCGAGGACGCGGCCGCGTTCCGGCTCTGGCGTGCCCAAAGCCCCGCGCATGCGCACGCCTGGGCGGCGACGGCCAGCGACTGGCGCGACATCGGGCGCATCGCTCAAGCCTACCGGGCGCGGTATCCCGCGCCGGTCGACAGGGCCGCCCCGGAGCGCGTCATGCGTCCGGGACGGCGACTGTTCCTCGGCTCGGCGATGGCCGCTGCCGGCGCCGCGGCCGTCGCGGTCGTGGTGCAGCCCCCACTGGGCCTGTGGCCCTCGCTGTCGGAGTTGGGCGCCGACTACCGCACCGCCACCGGCGAGCAGAAGCAGGTCGATCTGGCCGGCGGCATCGAGCTGGCGCTGAACACGCAGACGAGCCTGAGCGTGAAGGCCGCCACCGAAGGCGAGGGGACGCGGGTCGAGCTCCTCGCGGGCGAAGCCGCGGTGCGCAATCGCGGCAGCGCTGCCATGGAGGTCGCGGCGGGTGCGGGCCGTATCTGGCTGGCCTCCGGCTGCGTCGAGGTGCGGCGCTTCGCGGACCATGTGCGCGTGCTGTGCACCGAAGGCGAGGCCGAGCTTCGGCATCCATCGCGCAGCGTGGCGCTGCACGCCCGACAGGAAGTCTCATATGGCCGCGAGGACGTGGGGCCGCTCGCCGGCGTCGAATCCCCCCTGGCCTCGGCATGGCGGCAGGGGGTGGTGGTGTTCAACCAGACACCCCTGCCGGAAGCCGTGGCCGAGATCAACCGCTACCGGCCGGGGCGCGTGGTGCTGATGGGCCAGGGCCTTGCCGCGCGACGGATCAGCGGGCGCTTCAGGGTGGGCGCGCTGGACGAGGCGCTGGTGCAGATGCAGCAGCTCTACCGGCTGGATGCCAGGCATGTCGGGGGCCTCGTGCTGCTGGGATGA
- a CDS encoding STN domain-containing protein — protein MRTGNTASLGALALVGCLACLGLAPSARAQPADAAETASPGRLRFDIRAQPLHEALQQYSAATGRSLLYDSSSVADLVSAPLNGFYTPQEALRQLIAGTGMEAQYTSRDAFMLVPMTPEQAQAASATATAPPAPSEADAQRQRYLARMQARITQALCGDAATAPGAVRLALRFRIDRANTIRQLEVHAQEGHAGMEAKLRLRLAGLDLGAAPPAQLGQPVTMLVLPGSGSVC, from the coding sequence GTGAGGACAGGCAATACGGCATCGCTCGGTGCGCTGGCACTGGTGGGCTGCCTGGCCTGCCTGGGGCTCGCGCCGTCGGCTCGCGCACAGCCGGCCGATGCAGCGGAAACCGCGTCACCCGGACGGCTGCGGTTCGACATCCGGGCCCAACCCCTGCACGAAGCGTTGCAGCAGTACAGCGCGGCCACGGGTCGCTCGCTGCTCTATGACAGCAGCTCGGTCGCGGACCTCGTGTCCGCCCCGTTGAACGGTTTCTATACGCCCCAGGAAGCCCTGCGCCAGCTGATCGCGGGCACCGGCATGGAGGCGCAATACACATCGCGCGATGCCTTCATGCTGGTGCCGATGACGCCCGAGCAGGCGCAGGCCGCCAGCGCCACCGCGACCGCTCCACCAGCGCCGAGCGAAGCCGATGCGCAGCGCCAGCGCTATCTCGCCCGGATGCAGGCCAGGATCACCCAGGCGCTGTGCGGCGACGCCGCCACCGCGCCCGGCGCGGTCCGGCTGGCGCTGCGCTTTCGGATCGATCGCGCCAACACCATCCGGCAGCTGGAGGTGCACGCGCAGGAGGGACACGCCGGCATGGAAGCGAAGCTGCGTTTGCGACTCGCGGGTCTCGATCTCGGCGCCGCCCCGCCGGCCCAGCTCGGGCAGCCCGTCACGATGCTGGTGCTGCCCGGCAGCGGGAGCGTGTGTTGA
- a CDS encoding RNA polymerase sigma factor: MLSTEGLAELKRFLVERYDQLKGQLTRRLGSSDLAGDALHDTWVRLAGKSEIEPVRQPQAFLLNAATNIAVDRLRVEARMLSESQVDDLFEVEDPAAGPAEALEARFELAALVGAMERLPARQREILFAVRLEGLSRDELAERYGISVRMVARELQAAHEFCVRQMRR; encoded by the coding sequence GTGTTGAGCACCGAGGGCCTGGCCGAGCTCAAGCGATTCCTTGTCGAACGCTACGATCAGCTCAAGGGGCAGCTGACGCGCCGCCTCGGCTCGTCCGATCTGGCCGGCGATGCGCTGCACGACACCTGGGTGCGGCTGGCGGGCAAGAGCGAGATCGAACCCGTGCGGCAGCCCCAGGCCTTCCTGCTCAACGCGGCGACCAACATTGCCGTCGATCGTTTGCGGGTCGAGGCCCGCATGCTGAGCGAGTCGCAGGTCGACGACCTGTTCGAGGTCGAGGATCCGGCGGCCGGACCGGCCGAAGCGCTCGAAGCCCGCTTCGAACTGGCTGCGCTGGTGGGCGCCATGGAGCGGCTGCCCGCGCGCCAGCGCGAGATCCTGTTTGCGGTTCGACTGGAAGGGCTCTCGAGGGACGAGCTGGCCGAGCGCTACGGCATCTCGGTGCGGATGGTGGCGCGCGAGCTGCAGGCCGCGCACGAATTCTGCGTCAGGCAGATGAGGCGCTGA